Proteins encoded in a region of the Streptomyces sp. NBC_00258 genome:
- a CDS encoding acyl-CoA dehydrogenase family protein gives MTTVLETDEHKALRAAVAALGTRYGREYLTKVIAAGAHPDELWSEAAKLGYLGVNLPEAYGGGGGGIAELSIVLEELGAAGCPLLMMVVSPAICGTVIARFGTADQKQDWLPALADGTRTMAFGITEPDAGSNSHRITTTARRDGTDWILTGRKVFISGVDIADATLIVGRAEDARTGKLKPCLFIVPRDASGFERRQIDMELHGAEKQFELTLDDVRLPADALVGDEDAGLLQLFAGLNPERIMTAAFAIGMGRYALSRAVTYARERTVWRDPIGAHQAIAHPLAQAHIDLELARLMMQKAAFLYDSGDDAGAGEAANMAKYAAAEACVKAVDQSVHTLGGNGLTGEFGLATLITASRVARIAPVSREMILNYVSHQTLGLPKSY, from the coding sequence ATGACAACGGTCCTCGAAACAGACGAACACAAGGCCCTCCGAGCAGCCGTAGCCGCCCTCGGCACCCGCTACGGCCGCGAATACCTCACCAAGGTCATCGCCGCGGGCGCCCACCCCGACGAACTCTGGTCAGAGGCAGCCAAGCTGGGCTACCTGGGCGTCAACCTGCCGGAGGCATACGGCGGCGGAGGCGGCGGCATCGCCGAACTCTCCATCGTCCTGGAGGAGTTGGGCGCCGCGGGCTGCCCCCTCCTCATGATGGTCGTCTCCCCGGCCATCTGCGGCACCGTGATCGCCCGCTTCGGAACAGCGGACCAAAAGCAGGACTGGCTCCCGGCCCTGGCCGACGGCACCCGCACCATGGCGTTCGGCATCACCGAACCCGACGCCGGCTCCAACAGCCACCGCATCACCACGACGGCCCGCCGGGACGGAACCGACTGGATCCTCACGGGCCGCAAGGTCTTCATCTCCGGCGTGGACATCGCGGACGCCACGCTCATCGTCGGCCGCGCTGAGGACGCCCGTACGGGCAAGCTCAAGCCCTGCCTGTTCATCGTCCCGCGCGACGCCTCCGGCTTCGAGCGGCGGCAGATCGACATGGAACTGCACGGCGCGGAGAAGCAGTTCGAGCTGACCCTCGACGACGTACGCCTGCCCGCCGACGCACTCGTCGGAGACGAGGACGCGGGCCTGCTCCAGCTCTTCGCCGGCCTCAACCCCGAGCGCATCATGACCGCCGCCTTCGCGATCGGCATGGGCCGCTACGCCCTCTCCAGGGCCGTCACCTACGCCCGCGAACGCACCGTCTGGCGGGACCCGATCGGCGCCCACCAGGCCATCGCGCACCCCCTGGCGCAGGCCCACATCGACCTGGAACTCGCCCGTCTGATGATGCAGAAGGCGGCCTTCCTGTACGACTCCGGGGACGACGCGGGAGCCGGAGAGGCCGCCAACATGGCCAAGTACGCCGCCGCCGAAGCCTGTGTGAAAGCGGTCGACCAGTCCGTGCACACCCTCGGCGGCAACGGCCTGACCGGTGAGTTCGGCCTCGCGACCCTCATCACCGCGTCCCGGGTGGCCCGGATCGCGCCCGTCAGCCGGGAGATGATCCTCAACTACGTCTCGCACCAGACCCTGGGCCTGCCGAAGTCCTACTAG
- a CDS encoding acetyl/propionyl/methylcrotonyl-CoA carboxylase subunit alpha, which yields MISSLLVANRGEIACRVFRTCRELDIRTVAVYSDADENALHTRVADTAVRLPGSTPSETYLRGELIVKAALTAGAEAVHPGYGFLSENADFARAVLDAGLVWIGPPPEAIEAMASKTRAKELMAAAGVPLLAPLDPDTVTEADLPVLVKAASGGGGRGMRIVRELADLKSELEAASAEAQGAFGDGTVFVEPYVEHGRHVEVQIVADTHGTVWAYGTRDCSLQRRHQKVIEEAPAPALAPGVERRLRSAATAAARTITYAGAGTVEFLVSGEDVHFLEMNTRLQVEHPVTEAVFGIDLVALQLSVAEGARLDGEPPQSSGHAVEARLYAEDPAQNWAPQTGTLHRLSVPGIRLDTGYEDGDTIGVHYDAMLAKAVAYAPTRAEAIRRLAGALERATIHGPVTNRDLLVRSLRHEEFTTARMDTAFYERHLTDLTTADPDPYAPLAAALADAHGRSRFGGWRNLPSQPQTKRYASADGEHEVHYRHTREGLTADGVRVLSATADLVVLEIDGVRRKFDVTRHDDRVYVNTTALTALPRFPDPTAQQAPGSLLAPMPGTVARIADGLTTGSAVQAGDPLIWLEAMKMEHKITAPATGTLTALHATPGQQVEVGALLAVVQQEPPL from the coding sequence ATGATTTCGAGTCTTCTGGTCGCCAACCGGGGCGAGATCGCCTGCCGCGTCTTCCGCACCTGCCGTGAGTTGGACATCCGAACTGTCGCCGTCTACTCGGACGCCGACGAGAACGCCCTCCACACGCGCGTGGCCGACACCGCGGTACGCCTGCCGGGCTCGACGCCCTCCGAGACGTATCTGCGCGGCGAGCTGATCGTGAAGGCCGCCCTGACGGCCGGAGCGGAGGCCGTCCACCCCGGATACGGCTTCCTGTCGGAGAACGCCGACTTCGCGCGGGCCGTCCTCGACGCGGGCCTGGTCTGGATCGGCCCCCCGCCCGAGGCGATCGAGGCGATGGCCTCCAAGACCCGCGCCAAGGAGCTGATGGCGGCCGCCGGGGTGCCGCTGCTCGCTCCCCTGGACCCCGACACGGTGACCGAGGCCGATCTGCCCGTCCTCGTGAAGGCGGCGTCGGGCGGCGGCGGCCGGGGCATGCGGATCGTCCGCGAACTCGCCGACCTCAAGAGCGAGTTGGAGGCCGCGTCGGCCGAGGCCCAGGGCGCCTTCGGGGACGGCACGGTCTTCGTCGAGCCGTACGTCGAGCACGGACGCCATGTCGAGGTGCAGATCGTCGCCGACACCCACGGCACCGTGTGGGCCTATGGCACCCGCGACTGCTCCCTCCAGCGCCGCCACCAGAAGGTGATCGAGGAGGCCCCCGCGCCGGCCCTCGCCCCCGGAGTCGAACGGCGCCTGCGCTCCGCGGCGACGGCCGCCGCCCGCACGATCACCTACGCGGGCGCGGGCACCGTCGAGTTCCTGGTCTCCGGGGAGGACGTCCACTTCCTGGAGATGAACACCCGCCTCCAGGTCGAACACCCGGTGACGGAAGCGGTGTTCGGCATCGACCTGGTCGCCCTGCAGCTGAGCGTCGCCGAGGGAGCGCGGCTGGACGGCGAACCACCGCAGTCGTCCGGCCACGCCGTCGAGGCCCGCCTCTACGCCGAGGACCCCGCCCAGAACTGGGCCCCGCAGACCGGCACCCTGCACCGCCTCTCCGTACCCGGCATCCGCCTGGACACCGGCTACGAGGACGGCGACACGATCGGCGTCCACTACGACGCCATGCTCGCCAAGGCCGTCGCGTACGCCCCCACGCGCGCGGAGGCGATCCGCCGGCTCGCCGGAGCCCTGGAGCGGGCCACGATCCACGGCCCCGTCACCAACCGCGACCTCCTCGTACGCTCCCTGCGCCACGAGGAGTTCACGACGGCCCGCATGGACACGGCCTTCTACGAACGCCACCTGACCGACCTCACCACGGCCGACCCGGACCCGTACGCCCCCTTGGCCGCCGCCCTCGCGGACGCCCACGGCCGCTCCCGGTTCGGCGGCTGGCGCAACCTGCCCTCCCAGCCCCAGACCAAGCGCTACGCCTCGGCGGACGGCGAACACGAGGTCCACTACCGGCACACCCGCGAGGGCCTGACGGCCGACGGCGTCCGCGTGCTGAGCGCCACCGCTGATCTCGTCGTACTCGAAATCGACGGCGTACGGCGGAAGTTCGACGTCACCCGCCACGACGACCGCGTCTACGTGAACACCACCGCACTCACCGCCCTGCCCCGCTTCCCGGACCCCACCGCCCAGCAGGCCCCCGGCTCCCTCCTGGCCCCCATGCCCGGCACGGTCGCCCGAATCGCCGACGGCCTGACCACCGGCTCCGCCGTACAGGCCGGAGACCCCCTCATCTGGCTGGAGGCAATGAAGATGGAACACAAGATCACAGCCCCGGCGACAGGCACACTCACGGCCCTGCACGCGACTCCGGGGCAGCAGGTCGAGGTGGGCGCATTGTTGGCGGTCGTCCAGCAAGAGCCGCCTCTTTAG
- a CDS encoding acyl-CoA carboxylase subunit beta → MTVLASALDTASPDYAAHREAMLAKLTELGTEHAKALAGGGEKYVARHRKRGKLLARERIELLLDPDTPFLELSPLAAWGSASPEYTVGASLVTGIGVVEGVECLITANDPTVRGGASNPWSLKKALRANDIALANRLPCISLVESGGADLPSQKEIFIPGGAIFRDITRLSAAGIPTVAVVFGNSTAGGAYIPGMSDHVIMVKERAKVFLGGPPLVKMATGEESDDESLGGAEMHARVSGLADYFAVDEQDALRQARRVVARLNHRKAYGDPGPAAPPKYDEDELLGIVPGDLRTPFDPREVVARLVDASDFDEFKPLYGTSLTTGWATLHGYPVGILANAQGVLFSEESQKAAQFIQLANQRDIPLLFLHNTTGYMVGKEYEQGGIIKHGAMMINAVSNSRVPHLSVLMGASYGAGHYGMCGRAYDPRFLFAWPSAKSAVMGPQQLAGVLSIVARQSAAAKGQPYDEDADAALRAMVEQQIESESLPMFLSGRLYDDGVIDPRDTRTVLGLCLSAIHTAPYEGARGGFGVFRM, encoded by the coding sequence GTGACGGTCCTGGCGTCCGCGCTGGACACCGCCTCCCCGGACTACGCCGCCCACCGCGAGGCCATGCTCGCCAAGCTCACCGAGCTCGGCACGGAGCACGCGAAGGCCCTCGCGGGCGGCGGCGAGAAGTACGTCGCCCGGCACAGAAAGCGCGGCAAACTGCTCGCCCGAGAGCGCATCGAGCTGCTCCTCGACCCCGACACACCCTTCTTGGAGCTGTCGCCTCTCGCCGCCTGGGGGAGCGCCTCCCCCGAGTACACGGTCGGCGCCTCGCTCGTCACCGGCATCGGGGTCGTCGAGGGCGTGGAGTGCCTGATCACGGCGAACGACCCGACCGTGCGCGGCGGCGCCAGCAACCCCTGGAGCCTGAAGAAGGCCCTCAGGGCGAACGACATCGCGCTCGCCAACCGCCTGCCCTGCATCAGCCTCGTCGAGTCCGGCGGCGCCGACCTGCCCTCCCAGAAGGAGATCTTCATCCCCGGGGGTGCCATCTTCCGTGACATCACCCGGCTTTCGGCGGCCGGCATCCCGACCGTCGCCGTCGTCTTCGGGAACTCCACCGCGGGCGGCGCGTACATCCCCGGCATGTCCGACCACGTGATCATGGTCAAGGAGCGGGCGAAGGTCTTCCTCGGCGGCCCGCCGCTCGTGAAGATGGCCACCGGCGAGGAGAGCGACGACGAGTCGCTGGGCGGCGCCGAGATGCACGCGCGCGTGTCGGGCCTCGCCGACTACTTCGCCGTCGACGAGCAGGACGCCCTCAGACAGGCGCGGCGCGTCGTCGCCCGCCTCAACCACCGCAAGGCGTACGGAGATCCGGGCCCGGCCGCCCCGCCCAAGTACGACGAGGACGAACTGCTCGGCATCGTCCCCGGGGATCTGCGCACCCCCTTCGACCCCCGCGAGGTCGTCGCGCGCCTCGTCGACGCCTCCGACTTCGACGAGTTCAAGCCCCTCTACGGAACGAGCCTCACGACGGGCTGGGCGACGCTCCACGGCTACCCCGTCGGCATCCTCGCCAACGCCCAGGGCGTGCTGTTCAGCGAGGAGTCCCAGAAGGCGGCCCAGTTCATCCAGCTCGCCAACCAGCGCGACATCCCGCTCCTCTTCCTGCACAACACCACCGGCTACATGGTCGGCAAGGAGTACGAACAGGGCGGCATCATCAAGCACGGCGCGATGATGATCAACGCGGTGAGCAACAGCCGCGTACCCCACCTCTCCGTGCTCATGGGCGCCTCCTACGGAGCGGGCCACTACGGCATGTGCGGCCGCGCCTACGACCCGCGCTTCCTGTTCGCCTGGCCCAGCGCCAAATCCGCCGTCATGGGCCCCCAGCAGCTCGCGGGTGTCCTGTCGATCGTCGCCCGGCAGTCCGCCGCCGCGAAGGGGCAGCCCTACGACGAGGACGCCGACGCCGCCCTGCGCGCCATGGTCGAGCAGCAGATCGAGTCCGAGTCCCTGCCGATGTTCCTGTCCGGGCGGCTGTACGACGACGGGGTCATCGACCCCCGCGACACCCGCACCGTCCTCGGCCTGTGCCTGTCCGCGATCCACACGGCGCCCTACGAAGGCGCACGCGGCGGCTTCGGCGTCTTCCGGATGTGA
- a CDS encoding acyclic terpene utilization AtuA family protein — protein MREMLTGGPLDVLTGDYLAELTMLILGRDRLKNPSGGYARTFLRQLEECLGLAHEKGVRIVANAGGLNPAGLADAVRELAQRLGIPARVAHVEGDDLTARHPKSLAAHAYLGGEGIATCLREGADIVVTGRVTDAALVTGPAAAHFGWAPGGGPPARAQSSVGEYDRLAGAVVAGHVLECGTQATGGNYAFFAEHAPERLHHPGFPVAEIHEDGTSVITKHDGTGGVVDLGTVTAQLLYETSGARYAGPDVTARLDSVRLTQEGPDRVRIDGVRGEAPPPTLKVGLNRLGGFRNEVVFVLTGLDIEKKAALVRAQLETALMAAKSRPADVRWDLARTDHPDAPTEETASALLRLVVRDPDQDTVGRTLSGAAVELALGSYPGFHVLAPPGKGAPYGVFEDVYVPHGDVDHMAVLHDGHRIHVMPAQVTRVLEPLEEPRLPEPLPGSPLQGPTRRAPLGLVAGARSGDKGGNANVGVWACTDDAWRWLAHTLTTDRFRELLPETAGLTVVRHVLPNLRALNFVVEGVLGEGVAAQHRFDPQAKALGEWLRSRHLDIPEVLL, from the coding sequence ATGCGGGAGATGCTCACCGGTGGACCCCTGGACGTCCTGACCGGCGACTATCTCGCCGAACTGACCATGCTCATCCTCGGCCGCGACCGCCTCAAGAACCCGTCCGGCGGCTACGCGCGCACCTTCCTGCGGCAGTTGGAGGAGTGCCTCGGGCTCGCGCACGAGAAGGGCGTACGGATCGTCGCCAACGCCGGCGGCCTCAATCCGGCCGGACTCGCCGACGCCGTGAGGGAGCTGGCCCAGCGGCTCGGCATCCCGGCGCGCGTCGCGCACGTAGAGGGCGACGACCTCACCGCACGCCACCCCAAGAGCCTCGCCGCGCACGCCTACCTCGGGGGCGAAGGCATCGCCACCTGCCTCCGCGAGGGCGCGGACATCGTCGTCACCGGCCGCGTCACGGACGCCGCCCTGGTCACGGGACCGGCCGCCGCCCACTTCGGCTGGGCACCGGGTGGGGGTCCCCCCGCGCGAGCGCAGTCGAGCGTGGGGGAGTACGACCGGCTCGCGGGTGCCGTCGTCGCCGGGCACGTCCTGGAGTGCGGCACGCAGGCCACCGGCGGCAACTACGCCTTCTTCGCCGAGCACGCCCCGGAGCGCCTGCACCACCCGGGCTTCCCCGTCGCCGAGATCCACGAGGACGGCACGAGCGTCATCACCAAGCACGACGGCACCGGCGGCGTCGTGGATCTCGGCACGGTCACCGCCCAGCTCCTGTACGAGACGTCCGGCGCCCGGTACGCGGGCCCCGACGTCACCGCGCGCCTCGACTCGGTCCGGCTCACCCAGGAGGGCCCCGACCGGGTACGGATCGACGGTGTGCGCGGCGAGGCCCCGCCGCCCACCCTCAAGGTCGGGCTCAACCGGCTCGGCGGCTTCCGCAACGAGGTCGTCTTCGTCCTGACCGGGCTCGACATCGAGAAGAAGGCCGCGCTCGTACGGGCCCAGCTGGAGACCGCGCTCATGGCGGCCAAGTCCCGCCCGGCCGACGTCCGTTGGGACCTCGCCCGCACCGATCACCCGGACGCCCCCACCGAGGAGACGGCCAGCGCCCTCCTCCGGCTCGTCGTGCGCGACCCCGACCAGGACACGGTCGGCCGGACCCTCAGCGGAGCCGCCGTCGAGCTGGCGCTCGGCAGCTACCCCGGATTCCATGTGTTGGCGCCACCTGGAAAGGGCGCGCCCTATGGGGTCTTCGAGGATGTGTACGTCCCCCATGGCGACGTGGACCATATGGCAGTCCTCCACGACGGGCACCGGATCCATGTGATGCCGGCCCAGGTCACCCGCGTACTGGAGCCGCTGGAGGAACCCCGGCTGCCGGAACCGCTGCCCGGATCCCCACTCCAGGGACCGACCCGCCGTGCCCCCCTCGGCCTCGTCGCCGGAGCCCGCAGCGGCGACAAGGGGGGCAACGCGAACGTCGGCGTCTGGGCCTGCACGGACGACGCCTGGCGCTGGCTGGCGCACACCCTCACCACCGACCGGTTCCGCGAACTCCTTCCGGAAACCGCCGGCTTGACCGTCGTACGCCATGTCCTGCCGAACCTGCGCGCCCTCAACTTCGTAGTGGAGGGAGTGCTCGGCGAGGGCGTCGCGGCCCAGCACCGTTTCGATCCGCAGGCCAAGGCCCTCGGCGAATGGCTGCGCTCCCGCCACCTCGACATCCCGGAGGTACTGCTGTGA
- a CDS encoding TIGR03084 family metal-binding protein has product MTDPTPVFDDLRDESEELDRLVGELSEDAWALATPAAGWTVAHQIAHLAWTDRSALLAATDLAAFGAEVEKALAAPDRFVDEGAEEGAGLPPARLLAEWRAGRDALHKALCSTPRGVRLPWYGPPMSAASMATARLMETWAHGQDIADALHVTRPPTDRLRHVARIGVRARDFAFGVRGLSAPEEEFRVELTAPSGDGTLWTYGPEDAAQRVTGPALDFCLLVTRRAHRADLAVRAQGADADRWLDIAQAFAGPPGTGRAPKGATG; this is encoded by the coding sequence GTGACCGATCCGACGCCCGTGTTCGACGATCTGCGCGACGAGAGCGAGGAACTCGACCGGCTGGTGGGGGAGTTGAGCGAGGACGCCTGGGCGCTCGCGACCCCGGCGGCGGGCTGGACCGTCGCCCATCAGATCGCGCATCTCGCCTGGACCGACCGGTCGGCGCTGCTCGCGGCGACCGACCTGGCGGCCTTCGGGGCGGAGGTCGAGAAGGCGCTCGCCGCCCCGGACCGCTTCGTCGACGAGGGGGCCGAGGAAGGCGCCGGGCTGCCGCCCGCACGGCTGCTCGCCGAGTGGCGCGCCGGGCGCGACGCCCTGCACAAGGCGCTGTGTTCGACACCCAGAGGAGTGCGCCTCCCCTGGTACGGGCCGCCCATGTCCGCCGCCTCCATGGCGACGGCCCGGCTCATGGAGACCTGGGCCCACGGCCAGGACATCGCCGACGCGTTGCATGTGACGAGGCCACCCACCGACCGGCTGCGGCATGTGGCGCGCATCGGGGTGCGGGCCCGGGACTTCGCCTTCGGAGTGCGGGGGCTGAGCGCGCCGGAGGAGGAGTTCCGGGTCGAGCTGACGGCACCCTCCGGCGACGGCACGTTGTGGACGTACGGCCCCGAGGACGCCGCCCAGCGCGTCACCGGCCCCGCCCTCGACTTCTGCCTGCTCGTCACCCGGCGGGCCCACCGCGCCGATCTCGCCGTACGGGCACAAGGGGCCGACGCCGACCGCTGGCTCGACATCGCGCAGGCCTTCGCGGGGCCGCCGGGAACAGGCCGCGCACCGAAGGGGGCCACAGGATGA
- a CDS encoding EamA family transporter, giving the protein MSDPGAGPGTGPTAGPAGGPRGIRALGPVGLVLAGGISVQFGGALAVTLMPRTGALGVVTLRLVVAAIVMLVVCRPKLRGHSRVDWGTVVVFGITMAAMNGLFYQSVARIPLGPAVTLEVLGPLVLSVVASRRALNFVWAGLALGGVFLLGGGGFDSLDPVGVAFALSAGAMWAAYILFSARTGRRFPQADGLALAMAVAAVLFLPLGLVESGTKLLDPTTIALGSAVAVLSSVLPYTLELLALRRLPASTFAVLMSLEPAVASIAGFLVLSQTLSMTEALAITLVIAASMGAVRTQVGRGRAKGLDS; this is encoded by the coding sequence GTGTCCGACCCGGGAGCCGGCCCCGGGACCGGCCCGACGGCCGGCCCGGCGGGCGGCCCGCGGGGGATCCGGGCCCTCGGCCCCGTGGGGCTCGTGCTCGCCGGAGGCATCTCCGTCCAGTTCGGCGGCGCCCTCGCCGTGACCCTGATGCCGCGCACCGGAGCGCTCGGTGTCGTCACGCTCCGCCTCGTGGTCGCCGCGATCGTGATGCTCGTGGTCTGCCGCCCCAAACTGCGCGGGCACTCGCGCGTCGACTGGGGCACCGTCGTCGTCTTCGGCATCACGATGGCCGCGATGAACGGCCTCTTCTACCAGTCGGTCGCCCGCATCCCGCTCGGCCCCGCCGTTACGCTGGAGGTGCTCGGCCCCCTCGTGCTCTCGGTGGTGGCCTCCCGTCGCGCCCTCAACTTCGTCTGGGCCGGCCTCGCCCTCGGCGGCGTCTTCCTCCTCGGCGGCGGAGGCTTCGACAGCCTCGACCCGGTCGGTGTCGCGTTCGCCCTGTCGGCCGGCGCCATGTGGGCCGCGTACATCCTCTTCAGCGCCCGTACGGGGCGGCGCTTCCCGCAGGCCGACGGGCTGGCGCTCGCCATGGCGGTCGCGGCGGTGCTGTTCCTGCCCCTGGGCCTCGTCGAGTCCGGCACGAAACTGCTGGACCCGACCACGATCGCGCTGGGCTCCGCCGTCGCCGTCCTCTCCTCCGTGCTCCCCTACACACTCGAACTTCTCGCCCTCCGCCGTCTGCCCGCCTCCACCTTCGCCGTCCTCATGAGCCTCGAACCGGCCGTCGCCTCGATCGCCGGCTTCCTGGTCCTGAGCCAGACCCTGTCCATGACGGAGGCCCTGGCGATCACACTCGTCATCGCGGCGAGCATGGGGGCGGTACGGACACAGGTGGGCCGGGGCAGGGCGAAGGGGCTGGACTCCTAG